One part of the Pseudodesulfovibrio sp. JC047 genome encodes these proteins:
- a CDS encoding tetratricopeptide repeat protein, with product MSEYPEVLGVYSLKIDAELGAGRTSSSHDNVTYWYARQLSKHEFEVQPLNAQHVPSGVRSQMQEVDFLSQYRPEMDYYRLHTVPALETLLKKIRMGEQAFFNGDLDEAERQFIKALMIDDKSVDANYGLGAVYSEQKDFDKLKKVLDTLLSLEEAFSEKHRFKFNQFGISLRKNGHYDESIRYYNKALEIVESDEHLYFNLARVFFEKKHIRQCISSLETALSFNPEFTEAKQFLSYCKKWQEDA from the coding sequence TTGAGCGAATATCCCGAAGTACTTGGCGTTTACTCGCTTAAAATTGACGCTGAATTGGGAGCGGGAAGAACGTCTTCCTCCCATGACAACGTCACCTATTGGTACGCCCGGCAACTTTCAAAGCATGAATTTGAAGTGCAACCGCTCAATGCACAACATGTTCCGTCCGGGGTCCGCAGCCAGATGCAGGAAGTCGATTTTCTGAGTCAATACAGGCCGGAAATGGACTACTATCGATTGCATACCGTCCCGGCCCTTGAAACGCTGCTCAAAAAAATCAGAATGGGTGAACAGGCATTTTTCAATGGCGATCTGGATGAAGCGGAACGGCAATTCATCAAGGCCCTGATGATCGACGACAAAAGCGTTGACGCCAACTACGGTCTCGGCGCGGTCTATTCCGAACAAAAGGATTTCGACAAGCTCAAGAAGGTGCTGGATACCCTGCTCAGTCTGGAAGAGGCGTTTTCGGAAAAACACCGATTCAAATTCAATCAGTTCGGTATTTCCCTTCGCAAAAACGGCCATTACGACGAGTCGATCCGCTACTATAACAAGGCACTTGAAATCGTCGAAAGCGACGAGCACCTCTATTTCAATCTGGCCCGGGTTTTTTTCGAGAAAAAACACATCCGCCAATGCATTTCCAGCCTGGAAACAGCCCTCTCCTTCAACCCCGAGTTCACGGAAGCCAAGCAGTTTCTCTCGTATTGCAAGAAATGGCAGGAAGACGCCTGA
- a CDS encoding TadE family protein yields the protein MRTHTQRTRKAGMAAVETALILPILFTMIMGVIEGGNAAYSWLTVQKATQIGARFAATGRGDEDGTRLTQIITATEKALATLDEKAFVISIRSWPDMDASGDGIENDPGAPCHLTEVAVHYTYKPFTPLVSAILPDTIPLYGYDRKINEPWKPCD from the coding sequence ATGCGTACCCACACACAGAGAACCCGAAAGGCCGGTATGGCCGCGGTTGAAACAGCCCTGATTCTCCCCATTCTCTTTACCATGATAATGGGCGTCATCGAAGGCGGAAACGCCGCGTACTCGTGGCTGACCGTCCAAAAAGCGACACAAATCGGTGCTCGATTCGCTGCCACAGGTCGTGGTGACGAAGACGGAACCCGACTGACACAAATCATCACCGCCACGGAAAAGGCCCTGGCAACACTGGACGAAAAAGCCTTCGTCATTTCGATCCGGTCCTGGCCGGACATGGACGCATCCGGTGACGGCATCGAGAACGATCCCGGCGCGCCTTGCCATCTGACCGAAGTCGCCGTCCACTATACGTACAAGCCCTTCACCCCCCTGGTCAGTGCCATACTCCCGGACACCATTCCACTGTATGGATATGACCGAAAAATCAACGAACCATGGAAGCCTTGCGATTAA